From the Verrucomicrobiota bacterium genome, the window CCCTCTTTAAAAAAAGCCATTTGGATCGTCCCTAACGCCTCCTCCGCCTGGGCTGCATTCGTGGGATTGGGGTTTTGACTGAGTTGTTCCAAGCGGCACAAGTCCGCGCGCAGGGCGCTTTGCTCACCCTCCGGCAACGTGGCCAAGACCAGCCCGCGCTGAAAGGTTTCCTGCATGGAATTGGTACCCCGCCGCAGGCTGGCTTGGAAGCAAGCCGCCATGGCCGTGGTGATGATGATTTTGGGATCGCTGGGGCTTAATTCGGCGGCGCGCCGCAGATCTTCCAAATTCCCCTCGGAGACCAGCGCGCTGCTCCACATCATGGGATCAAACTTTTCGCCATTTGCCACGCGCAGCACGACACGTGTCATATCGTTGAGTCCGCGTCCCTTGGTGCGGCTCAAGTACGCCTGCGGCTCCGCCGGCGCAAGCGCCACAGTTTTACCCAGCCCGGCCTCGGATTCCTTAAGCAGGGACTGCGTCTGTTCGATTTGGTCGGCGGTTGGTTTGAACGATGGTAGCTGGTATAAGGCGCGTTCAAACGCCAACCCCTTTGGCAAATGTTTGATCAACGTGCTCATCGCCCGCTCGCTTAAAAAACGGGCGAAGGCCGACCATGCTTGCCAATCTTTAGGACCGGCACGGACCGCCTGGCGCAGGCGGACCTCCGCTTCGGTATCTTGCCCCACACGGCTGAGACACTCTCCCAGGTGCCAAAGCACCTCCGGGTTTTCCGGCTGTTTTTCCAAACGTTCACGCCACAGTGCAACAGCGCACACCGTGGCGTTACTGGAACGAAGGCCATCCTCCAGTTCATCATACAGGTTACCCAATCGTTCCTGGAGCAAGGCATCCTTGGAATCATCCTTCAATCGGGCAGTCACAGCGGCTATTTCCACCGCCAGATCCGGTGGGCTTTGCAGTAATTGAATGCCTTTCCGGGAATGGATGTTAAATCCCACGGTGAACTGCAGTTGGGGCAATTCCAAGAGCTTTTTCAGCGCCTCTTCATCCGCCGGAGCTGAAGCACCCAGCAGGCTGATCGGCAGAAGCATCAGCGCCAGCAGCCACTGACCAATGCGACGGCCAACGGCCCCCCACCCTGCCCCGCTCTGGTTAGCTGACGAATGTTGGGTTTCGTTCATACGCCGTTCTGCGCGCCACCAAACGCCATTTCGCGCGTTAACGTGGTGCCGGCGCGGCATTGCCGGTCGCCGTGCGCGCAAACGTCACCGAATCCTTATAACGCTTGTTATCCGCACGGATGCGGGAGGTCAGGGTCTTGCCGATGGCGAACAACAAAGGCGCCGCCAACGCCGGGGCTTCCTTGAGCAGCTTTTCAAAGGATTCGGCGGTCACTTTCAGAAGCACGCTATCTTTATTCGACACGACATCCGCCGAGCGCGGACCGGAATCGAAGATGGAAATTTCCCCAAAAAACTCACCTGCCGCAAGGGTGGTCAGGATGGTTTCCTTGCCGGAGATCATGAGGCGCACGCGCAGTTCGCCATCGAGGATAAGAAACATGGCCTCGCCATGATCGCCCTGTTTCACGATCTCCGTCCATTGCCGGACGTGCTGGACGTCCATGTAGTTCATGAACAGAGCAAGCTGATCATCGGACATTTCAGCAAAGACCTTGACGCGCCGGAGCGCCCCGGGCTTGATGCCGTGCAGCGTGCGCACTCCGGTCGTTTCGGGATCGGCGGCATGGGCCGTACCGGCACCACCGCCCTTGGAACGGAAAAACATGGCGAGTTCAGGCACTTTGGCGGCTTTGCGCCAGACATCGCCTTCTTCACAGTAAATCCAAGTGTCAGCGGTAATCCGCTCTTCGCGAATCCAATCCACCAGCATAGGCAATTCAACCGGCCCGTAAACAACGTTGTCCACGGCCCAAATTTTATATACGGCAGCGCTATTATCCTGCATACCTCGAATCAAGTGAGCCCATCTTAGCCTGCCCAAACTACCAAATAAAGTCGAAAATGCAGCGGAATCGCCCATGAATAAACCAAGCGCTAAATAAGGCCACGAAGAAAGGCAACGACGACTTTTGCCAAAAAACGTCAACCACGGCATTGTCAACTGACGAGGGCGCGCAACGCTGAGGAGATGAACCAGCTTTGGGGCGCGGTTGGTCCTTAAGTCGCCGTTGCTTGGTTACCCTTGAACTCTTCCGCATGATAAGAGCTGCGGACGAGCGGACCACTGGCGGTATGAGTGAAGCCCATTGCCTGCGCTTGGCGGGCGTACAAGACGAATTGTTCCGGGCGAATGTACTCGCATACCGTCAGGTGCTCGCGCGTCGGTTGCAGGTATTGCCCCAGCGTCAAGATATCGCAGCCCACCTGGCGCAGGTCAGCCATGGCTGCCAGCACTTCTTCCGGGGTTTCGCCCAAGCCGAGCATTAAGCCGGATTTGGTGTAGATGCCCGATCCGCACTTGGCCCTCACTTTACGCAACACGCTCAAGGAACGGTCGTACGTGGCGCGATGCCGCACGCTGGGAGTCAACCGCCGCACCGTTTCAAGGTTGTGATTGTAGATTTCCGGGCGCGCCGCCAGCACCGTTTCAATGGCGTCGTCTTCTTCGTGAAAATCCGGCACCAGCACTTCCACAATGATGCCGGGATTCAAATGCCGCACCGCTTCAATGGTCTGGCGAAAATGTGCGGCACCACCATCTGCAAGGTCATCACGCGCCACGGCTGTAATGACGACGTGGCGCAGTCCCATGCGGTGCGCGGCTTCCGCCACGCGAAAGGGTTCCGCCGGATCAAGCGGCAGTGGTTTGGCGGTGCTGATGGCACAAAAGCCGCAGGCACGTGTGCAACGGTCGCCGCCAATCATAAAGGTCGCAGTGCCTTTGCTCCAGCACTCCCAATTATTCGGGCATTTGGCGCTTTCGCAGACCGTGTGCAGTCGCTGACCTTGGAGAAGTGTCCGCGTTTCCGCGAAAGCGGGCGTCTGCGGCAGTTTCAAGCGCAACCATTCAGGCAGGCGTTGCCGTCCGGGCGTGGCGAGCGAGGTTTCCGTCATGGCTTCCATGCTGATAAATAGTATTGCTTCATTGCTTTCACCACACACGACGCAGGGTGCCACTCAAAGCGCGTAACCGTGCTCTTTCCAGAATAGTTCCAACTGGCCGCAATCAAAATCCGCCAGTATGTGGCCATCCACCTCGATGACCGGTGCGAGCGTTTGCTGAGTCAACTTGAACATTTCCTGGCGCGCAGCCAGGTCTTGGGAGACATCCAAGGATTGATACAGAATGCCGCGTTGGTTCAACCACGCCAGGGCCTCATGGCACCAAGGGCAGTACGGTTTGACAAATAATCTCACGAGTTTCGGTTTCATGGACAAAAATATTCGATTCAGGTTTCGGTGATCACAGTGTCGCTGTGTTCATACGCCGGCGCGCAACAACAGAGCAAGCATAGTGTAACTTTGCCGATGTTCCAAAGTTTGTGTTTCCGGCCCGGGGGAATCGCAATTGCGTCGCCCGCCACAACGGTTCGTTCCTCCAATTCGATACGCATGCGCCCAGTGCCTGCGGTGATGTAATAAATTTCCTCGGTGCGGGCATGATAATGCTCCATCGTGCTGCCACCCACCGGCACCCGGGCCTCGGCCAGGCTCTGGTTGCGAATGCCCGAGTTTCGATGGG encodes:
- the lipA gene encoding lipoyl synthase; translated protein: MEAMTETSLATPGRQRLPEWLRLKLPQTPAFAETRTLLQGQRLHTVCESAKCPNNWECWSKGTATFMIGGDRCTRACGFCAISTAKPLPLDPAEPFRVAEAAHRMGLRHVVITAVARDDLADGGAAHFRQTIEAVRHLNPGIIVEVLVPDFHEEDDAIETVLAARPEIYNHNLETVRRLTPSVRHRATYDRSLSVLRKVRAKCGSGIYTKSGLMLGLGETPEEVLAAMADLRQVGCDILTLGQYLQPTREHLTVCEYIRPEQFVLYARQAQAMGFTHTASGPLVRSSYHAEEFKGNQATAT
- a CDS encoding cyclic nucleotide-binding domain-containing protein, producing MDNVVYGPVELPMLVDWIREERITADTWIYCEEGDVWRKAAKVPELAMFFRSKGGGAGTAHAADPETTGVRTLHGIKPGALRRVKVFAEMSDDQLALFMNYMDVQHVRQWTEIVKQGDHGEAMFLILDGELRVRLMISGKETILTTLAAGEFFGEISIFDSGPRSADVVSNKDSVLLKVTAESFEKLLKEAPALAAPLLFAIGKTLTSRIRADNKRYKDSVTFARTATGNAAPAPR
- a CDS encoding cupin domain-containing protein, producing MDLFNLAAVAPFITKDGSEIRELLAHRNSGIRNQSLAEARVPVGGSTMEHYHARTEEIYYITAGTGRMRIELEERTVVAGDAIAIPPGRKHKLWNIGKVTLCLLCCCAPAYEHSDTVITET
- a CDS encoding glutaredoxin domain-containing protein, whose amino-acid sequence is MKPKLVRLFVKPYCPWCHEALAWLNQRGILYQSLDVSQDLAARQEMFKLTQQTLAPVIEVDGHILADFDCGQLELFWKEHGYAL
- a CDS encoding tetratricopeptide repeat protein, with amino-acid sequence MNETQHSSANQSGAGWGAVGRRIGQWLLALMLLPISLLGASAPADEEALKKLLELPQLQFTVGFNIHSRKGIQLLQSPPDLAVEIAAVTARLKDDSKDALLQERLGNLYDELEDGLRSSNATVCAVALWRERLEKQPENPEVLWHLGECLSRVGQDTEAEVRLRQAVRAGPKDWQAWSAFARFLSERAMSTLIKHLPKGLAFERALYQLPSFKPTADQIEQTQSLLKESEAGLGKTVALAPAEPQAYLSRTKGRGLNDMTRVVLRVANGEKFDPMMWSSALVSEGNLEDLRRAAELSPSDPKIIITTAMAACFQASLRRGTNSMQETFQRGLVLATLPEGEQSALRADLCRLEQLSQNPNPTNAAQAEEALGTIQMAFFKEGGTTVEGHLRRAISLTPQRDGAWDPLMAFLAERERYADLVAAAEARVKVAATVRNYVALAKSLRALGRNDRALNAFQMARKLDPKSRMACHGEAVIRILLSNNREDLVQAMEPFRILSDMMNDQVPPSERMAIAINYSIYQALMGETEEALKRLRDIRKAAPDNETALAAEKMIKQMQTN